One segment of Chelonia mydas isolate rCheMyd1 chromosome 13, rCheMyd1.pri.v2, whole genome shotgun sequence DNA contains the following:
- the TP53INP2 gene encoding tumor protein p53-inducible nuclear protein 2 isoform X1, translating into MFQRLTSLFFSDSSTPEGLEEPKPFVSEEEEEDGWLIIDLPDSYTSAPSKEQRVGERDSVCTFQSCPGSPTPTTSSPHSLSDCVSRPVPSQPDPCLMDESWFVTPPPCFTAEGPGPVRLESSPMEDLLIEHPSMSVYVTSNSIVVERESPDEPISEGDVPEPRLERRTPHHPTSLTAKAAILEKVSQVRRIQRAKQLAEKHKLSQKVMQRQNRARERHPRWAKHQGSFVYQPCQRHYNY; encoded by the exons ATGTTCCAACGCCTCACCAGCCTCTTCTTCAGTGACAGCAGCACACCCGAGGGCCTGGAGGAACCCaaaccctttgtctctgaggaggaggaagaagatggaTGGCTCATTATTGACCTTCCAG ATAGTTACACTTCAGCCCCAAGCAAAGAGCAGCGGGTAGGTGAGAGGGATTCCGTTTGCACTTTCCAGTCCTGTCCTGGGTCCCCCACACCTACCACTTCGTCGCCCCACTCACTCAGTGACTGTGTCAGCAGGCCTGTGCCCTCCCAGCCCGACCCCTGCTTGATGGACGAGAGTTGGTTTGTCACCCCTCCCCCCTGTTTTACTGCAGAAGGCCCCGGCCCCGTCAGGTTGGAGAGCAGTCCTATGGAAGACCTCTTGATTGAACACCCCAGCATGTCCGTCTACGTCACCAGCAACAGCATTGTGGTGGAAAGGGAGAGCCCTGACGAACCGATCAGTGAAGG ggacgTGCCTGaaccccggctggagcgccgcaCCCCGCACCACCCCACCTCCCTCACGGCAAAAGCTGCCATCTTGGAGAAAGTCAGCCAGGTCCGTCGGATCCAGCGGGCAAAGCAGCTGGCGGAGAAGCACAAGCTCAGTCAGAAGGTCATGCAGCGGCAGAACCGTGCCAGAGAGCGCCACCCCCGGTGGGCCAAACACCAGGGCAGCTTTGTCTACCAACCATGCCAGCGCCATTACAACTACTAA
- the TP53INP2 gene encoding tumor protein p53-inducible nuclear protein 2 isoform X2: protein MFQRLTSLFFSDSSTPEGLEEPKPFVSEEEEEDGWLIIDLPDSYTSAPSKEQRVEGPGPVRLESSPMEDLLIEHPSMSVYVTSNSIVVERESPDEPISEGDVPEPRLERRTPHHPTSLTAKAAILEKVSQVRRIQRAKQLAEKHKLSQKVMQRQNRARERHPRWAKHQGSFVYQPCQRHYNY, encoded by the exons ATGTTCCAACGCCTCACCAGCCTCTTCTTCAGTGACAGCAGCACACCCGAGGGCCTGGAGGAACCCaaaccctttgtctctgaggaggaggaagaagatggaTGGCTCATTATTGACCTTCCAG ATAGTTACACTTCAGCCCCAAGCAAAGAGCAGCGGGTAG AAGGCCCCGGCCCCGTCAGGTTGGAGAGCAGTCCTATGGAAGACCTCTTGATTGAACACCCCAGCATGTCCGTCTACGTCACCAGCAACAGCATTGTGGTGGAAAGGGAGAGCCCTGACGAACCGATCAGTGAAGG ggacgTGCCTGaaccccggctggagcgccgcaCCCCGCACCACCCCACCTCCCTCACGGCAAAAGCTGCCATCTTGGAGAAAGTCAGCCAGGTCCGTCGGATCCAGCGGGCAAAGCAGCTGGCGGAGAAGCACAAGCTCAGTCAGAAGGTCATGCAGCGGCAGAACCGTGCCAGAGAGCGCCACCCCCGGTGGGCCAAACACCAGGGCAGCTTTGTCTACCAACCATGCCAGCGCCATTACAACTACTAA